Proteins encoded together in one Triticum dicoccoides isolate Atlit2015 ecotype Zavitan chromosome 7B, WEW_v2.0, whole genome shotgun sequence window:
- the LOC119340981 gene encoding long chain base biosynthesis protein 2d-like, translated as MVNPPILTALTTRFSYGLIFAFGRLRDFFCRILDAAKSSNLKGYAPICCGYEDFYWRRVHLRMQDCFDRPVASAPDAWLDLVERNSNDCNKTLQHSAETSRCLNLGSYNYLGFAAADEYCTPRVIESLKNYSASTCSARVDGGTTKLHTELEELVARFVGKPAAIVFGMGYVTNSAIIPALIGKGGLIVSDSLNHNSIVNGSRFSGATIKVFKHNNPAHLEHVLREQIAGGQHHTHKPWKKIIVIMEGIYSMEGEMCNLPGIMDVCKKYKAFTYLDEAHSIGAIGKTGRGVCELMGVDPADVDIMMGTFTKSFGSCGGYIAASKEIIHHLKHACPAHIYATSISPPAAQQVISAMKVILGEDGSNRGAKKLARIRENGNFFRLELKKMGFEVLGDNGSPVMPIMLYNPAKMPAFSRECLRKNVAVCTIAYPATPLLLARARICISASHSREDLIKGLEVISKVGDLVGVKYCPVEEKKTTSVKKLKKFQ; from the exons ATGGTGAACCCCCCGATCCTGACCGCGCTCACCACGCGATTCAGCTACGGCCTCATCTTCGCCTTTGGCCGCTTGCGCGACTTCTTCTGCAGGATCCTCGACGCCGCCAAATCCAGCAACCTCAAG GGTTACGCGCCCATTTGCTGTGGGTACGAGGATTTCTACTGGCGCCGCGTCCACCTCCGCATGCAG GACTGCTTCGATCGCCCCGTTGCTAGTGCGCCAGATGCTTGGCTGGATCTAGTCGAGCGTAACTCAAATGACTGTAACAAGACACTCCA ACATAGCGCGGAAACGTCCAGGTGTCTTAACTTGGGTTCCTACAACTACCTTGGTTTTGCTGCAGCAGATGAGTACTGCACCCCACGTGTGATCGAGTCGCTCAAAAATTACTCTGCCAGTACTTGCAGTGCTCGAGTTGATGGAG GAACTACGAAGCTCCACACAGAGCTTGAGGAGCTAGTGGCACGATTTGTTGGCAAGCCCGCAGCTATTGTTTTTGGCATGGGCTATGTCACAAACTCTGCGATCATTCCTGCTTTGATTGGGAAG GGGGGACTGATAGTTAGTGATTCGCTGAACCATAATTCAATAGTGAATGGATCTAGATTTTCAGGGGCTACCATCAAAGTTTTCAAACATAACA ACCCTGCACATTTGGAACATGTACTGAGGGAGCAGATTGCGGGGGGGCAACATCACACACACAAGCCGTGGAAGAAGATAATTGTGATTATGGAGGGAATTTATAGCATGGAAGGGGAGATGTGCAACCTCCCTGGGATTATGGATGTCTGCAAGAAGTATAAG GCTTTCACGTATTTAGACGAGGCACACAGTATTGGAGCCATTGGAAAGACGGGGAGAGGTGTATGTGAACTAATGGGAGTGGATCCAGCTGATGTTGATATTATGATGGGAACATTTACAAAATCATTTGGATCATGCGGAGGTTACATTGCAGCATCAAAA GAGATCATACACCATCTCAAGCATGCATGCCCAGCCCACATATATGCAACATCCATCTCACCTCCAGCAGCCCAGCAGGTCATCTCCGCAATGAAGGTTATCCTTGGGGAGGACGGATCTAACAGAG GAGCAAAGAAACTTGCTCGGATTCGGGAGAACGGCAATTTTTTTCGTTTAGAGCTTAAGAAAATGGGGTTTGAGGTGCTAGGAGATAATGGCTCACCTGTCATGCCAATCATGCTTTACAACCCCGCTAAAATGCCTGCATTCTCAAGGGAGTGCCTGAGGAAAAAT GTTGCTGTTTGTACTATTGCATATCCTGCTACGCCACTACTACTTGCCAGAGCTAGGATATGTATCTCAGCTTCCCATTCCAGGGAGGATCTTATAAAAGGTTTGGAG GTTATCAGCAAAGTTGGCGATCTTGTGGGAGTCAAGTACTGCCCAGTTGAGGAAAAAAAGACTACATCTGTTAAGAAACTTAAGAAGTTTCAGTGA